A section of the Alkalihalobacillus sp. LMS39 genome encodes:
- a CDS encoding L,D-transpeptidase: MSSEIKEVDVQQASFVPRSRRRKKKKRPNLLFSVIVVIVTTLSIGLATTTIIDAVQADKQSSAKVVDEEIGEEVEIKESISKPTRQSSNHQIINQKQINKKSNELTANETNTSTENNKSEEEKQSVKEKEETTVKDAKKEKTKPKEKQKTVEVVQANKVVVHEVKANETLESITLAYFNSADKQKKIANFNNIQNPEREVQAGMNLNIPDPQFSTEHDVVKGETLLNITNQYYGTTDYVVSLALHNGMNNPDDLKYGMKLKIPHPSELKKNEQLPQQTAKQTENNVKVGYSVTVNKSSNQLVVYNNNEVLKSFSVGTGKDPSFTPEGEFKIINKIEKPWYSTKSIPGGDPQNPLGSHWLGLNVPGTSGTTYGIHGTNEPGSIGGHVSLGCIRMHNADVQWLYSNLPVETPVLIVSN, from the coding sequence ATGTCGAGCGAAATAAAAGAAGTAGACGTACAACAAGCAAGTTTTGTTCCGCGTTCCAGAAGAAGAAAAAAGAAAAAAAGACCAAATCTGCTATTCTCAGTTATCGTTGTCATTGTTACAACGCTTAGTATCGGGTTAGCCACAACAACAATCATTGATGCGGTACAAGCTGACAAACAATCAAGTGCAAAGGTCGTGGATGAGGAAATAGGAGAGGAAGTCGAAATAAAAGAATCTATTTCAAAACCTACGAGACAATCTTCTAATCATCAAATCATCAACCAAAAACAAATAAATAAAAAAAGCAATGAACTTACGGCTAATGAAACAAATACATCTACTGAAAATAATAAAAGTGAAGAAGAAAAACAATCGGTAAAAGAAAAAGAAGAAACTACTGTTAAAGATGCCAAAAAGGAAAAAACAAAACCAAAAGAAAAACAAAAAACCGTTGAAGTTGTACAAGCAAATAAAGTTGTTGTTCATGAAGTGAAAGCAAATGAAACATTAGAATCCATTACATTAGCTTATTTTAATTCAGCAGATAAACAAAAGAAAATTGCCAATTTTAATAATATTCAAAATCCAGAAAGAGAAGTGCAAGCAGGGATGAACTTAAATATTCCTGACCCTCAATTTAGTACGGAGCATGATGTAGTTAAAGGTGAAACATTATTAAATATAACAAACCAATATTATGGAACCACCGATTATGTCGTGTCGTTGGCACTCCACAATGGAATGAACAATCCTGATGATTTAAAGTATGGAATGAAATTAAAAATTCCACACCCATCAGAACTAAAGAAGAATGAACAGTTACCTCAGCAAACAGCTAAGCAAACAGAAAACAACGTTAAAGTAGGCTATAGTGTGACAGTCAACAAATCTAGTAATCAACTCGTCGTTTACAATAATAACGAAGTATTAAAAAGTTTTTCGGTAGGAACGGGAAAAGACCCTTCTTTTACCCCTGAAGGCGAATTTAAGATTATTAATAAAATCGAAAAACCATGGTATAGTACAAAAAGCATTCCAGGTGGTGATCCTCAAAATCCACTAGGAAGTCATTGGCTTGGTTTAAATGTTCCAGGAACAAGTGGAACAACGTACGGGATTCATGGGACGAATGAACCGGGCTCAATTGGCGGTCATGTGAGTTTAGGGTGTATACGAATGCATAATGCTGATGTGCAATGGTTATATTCTAATTTACCCGTTGAAACACCTGTTCTTATTGTTAGTAATTAA
- a CDS encoding HAMP domain-containing sensor histidine kinase, whose amino-acid sequence MELFVNEIKDLILNAFFIFTFLFVFVNFIQNRKHSDIILFIVSSLLIIMCMVFPITLSGDHIFDMRQVPFIIGALYGGRKYAVALFVVLTVFRFYIGGVGAYGSFINNGLLLGVLWFVIPYFKNTEIVIRRVFLSFLASSFGLLFVFLSFILVYPFILYPVFLNEDFIFHSGFIIPLVILFIIQSLSILFFVSFIERERWNKHIQKEFNRIEKNNTVSEIAASISHEVRNPLTVTRGFLQLLNDATLTEDQKKNYIAHSIEELDRASTIITNYLTYAKPSSLQNHTLDVSKEITYIMNILKPFATIRNVEMVMKTSVNSCYVNGNAQQFQQCLINIIKNGIEAMQTGGEILIDMYCVERDVVINIQDMGNGMTDEQVRKLGTPYFSTKEEGTGLGVMVAFNIIKRLDGQIKVKSTVGEGTSFTIALPLAGHKGDKT is encoded by the coding sequence ATGGAACTATTTGTTAACGAAATAAAAGATTTAATATTAAATGCTTTTTTCATTTTTACCTTTTTGTTTGTATTTGTAAATTTTATTCAAAATAGAAAACATAGTGATATCATTTTATTTATCGTGTCTTCCCTTCTTATTATCATGTGTATGGTTTTTCCTATTACGTTAAGTGGAGATCATATTTTTGATATGCGTCAAGTCCCTTTTATTATAGGTGCTTTGTACGGTGGAAGAAAATACGCGGTTGCGTTATTCGTTGTTTTGACGGTTTTTCGTTTTTATATAGGCGGTGTCGGAGCGTATGGATCGTTTATAAATAACGGACTATTATTAGGGGTTCTATGGTTTGTTATTCCTTACTTTAAAAATACTGAAATTGTCATCCGACGAGTATTTTTATCATTTTTAGCTTCTAGTTTTGGATTGTTGTTTGTGTTTTTATCGTTCATACTCGTTTATCCTTTTATTTTGTATCCTGTTTTTCTTAATGAGGATTTTATCTTTCATTCGGGTTTTATAATCCCATTAGTCATTCTTTTTATCATTCAATCGTTATCGATTTTATTTTTTGTTTCCTTTATCGAAAGAGAAAGATGGAACAAACATATTCAAAAAGAATTTAATCGAATTGAAAAAAATAACACGGTGAGTGAAATTGCAGCAAGTATTTCTCACGAAGTTCGAAACCCATTAACGGTAACAAGGGGGTTTCTGCAACTATTAAACGATGCAACACTAACAGAAGACCAAAAAAAGAACTATATCGCCCATTCAATTGAAGAACTTGACCGCGCTTCTACGATTATTACAAACTATTTAACTTATGCTAAACCTTCTTCATTACAAAATCACACGCTCGATGTAAGTAAAGAAATAACGTATATAATGAATATATTAAAACCATTTGCCACAATTAGAAATGTAGAAATGGTTATGAAGACAAGTGTCAATTCATGCTATGTCAACGGCAACGCGCAGCAATTTCAGCAATGTCTAATTAATATTATTAAAAATGGGATTGAGGCTATGCAAACGGGTGGAGAAATTTTAATTGACATGTATTGTGTCGAGCGTGACGTCGTAATTAATATACAGGATATGGGAAATGGGATGACCGACGAGCAAGTGAGAAAACTAGGAACTCCATATTTTTCAACAAAAGAAGAAGGAACTGGGTTAGGTGTTATGGTTGCTTTTAATATTATAAAAAGATTAGATGGACAGATTAAAGTGAAAAGTACAGTAGGCGAAGGTACTAGTTTTACAATTGCCCTACCATTAGCAGGACATAAGGGTGATAAAACTTAG
- a CDS encoding PAS domain-containing sensor histidine kinase has product MDGGTLSTMLNKEISIELDTTDLIIIIDRNGWIKFCSTVLKSIFGYQSDNFPYTNFYEWLHPMNADAFRELIKDTELKMNSIETNCKSKHHNGNWLPLNIKVTPLKTESGEVNDFVLFVHNQSTDSIFEEQLKNSLKELIDIKHALDESSIIAITDPRGKIIYVNDKFCEISQYTRDELIGKDHRVINSGFHNKDFFKQLYRTIGTGNVWKGEIQNKAKDGSFYWVHTTIVPFLNDKGKPYQYVSIRTDITDRKKAEEMVMRSKELAIIGELSAGIAHEIRNPLTMLKGYTEFLKDETKEQENLEYFDILLEEIDRIDFIVGEFMALAKPKAAEFMKKNVNTIVKQITLFLKSEAKYNNVSISIEEFPQPLFIQCDENRLKQVFLNIMKNGMESMPKGGHLYISIKKENNQAVVTIRDEGVGIPPEQLKKLSEPFFSTKKKGNGLGLMVSYKIIDEHQGTVQVESEVDNGTTFIISLPEIN; this is encoded by the coding sequence ATGGATGGTGGTACTTTGAGTACAATGCTTAACAAGGAAATATCAATTGAATTAGACACAACAGACTTAATTATCATCATCGATCGCAATGGTTGGATAAAATTTTGTTCGACTGTATTAAAAAGTATTTTTGGATATCAGTCTGACAATTTTCCTTATACAAATTTTTATGAATGGCTACACCCGATGAACGCGGATGCTTTTCGTGAATTAATAAAAGACACTGAATTGAAAATGAATTCAATTGAAACAAATTGTAAAAGTAAACATCATAACGGAAATTGGTTACCATTAAACATAAAAGTTACTCCGTTAAAAACAGAATCTGGTGAAGTGAACGATTTTGTATTGTTTGTTCATAATCAGTCCACTGATTCTATTTTTGAAGAGCAGTTAAAAAATTCGCTTAAAGAATTAATCGATATTAAACATGCGTTAGATGAATCTTCCATCATTGCGATTACTGATCCGAGAGGGAAAATCATTTATGTAAATGATAAGTTTTGTGAAATTTCTCAATATACAAGAGATGAACTTATTGGAAAAGATCACAGAGTTATTAATTCTGGGTTTCACAATAAAGATTTTTTTAAACAGCTTTATCGTACAATCGGTACAGGTAATGTCTGGAAAGGTGAAATTCAAAATAAAGCAAAAGATGGTTCGTTTTATTGGGTTCATACGACAATCGTCCCGTTTTTAAATGATAAGGGAAAACCTTATCAATATGTATCAATACGAACAGACATTACAGATCGAAAAAAAGCAGAAGAAATGGTGATGCGTTCAAAAGAGTTAGCGATTATAGGTGAGCTTTCTGCCGGAATTGCACATGAGATTAGAAATCCGCTAACTATGTTAAAAGGATATACGGAATTTTTAAAAGATGAAACAAAAGAACAAGAAAATCTTGAATACTTTGACATTTTGTTAGAAGAAATTGACCGGATTGACTTTATTGTTGGAGAATTCATGGCGTTAGCAAAACCTAAAGCTGCGGAGTTTATGAAGAAAAATGTCAACACAATAGTCAAACAGATTACACTCTTTTTAAAATCTGAGGCCAAGTATAATAATGTATCAATATCTATTGAGGAATTTCCTCAGCCGTTATTTATACAGTGTGATGAAAATCGTTTGAAGCAAGTCTTTTTAAATATCATGAAAAATGGTATGGAATCAATGCCAAAAGGTGGGCATTTATATATTTCCATAAAAAAAGAAAACAATCAAGCTGTTGTTACGATTCGCGATGAAGGAGTCGGGATTCCTCCTGAACAATTAAAAAAATTAAGTGAACCTTTTTTCTCGACAAAGAAAAAAGGAAATGGTTTAGGCTTAATGGTCAGTTATAAAATTATCGATGAACATCAGGGGACAGTTCAAGTAGAAAGCGAAGTCGATAATGGAACTACATTTATAATTTCCTTGCCAGAAATTAATTAA
- a CDS encoding polysaccharide deacetylase family protein produces MKANAYQISLVVLFMMVSFIPTVYGLEQETTDVEEQWWWKDDKNNTNRQIEEIPRPEGGSEYTGRLRNPVSNIILQQKYPETVVLRGDTTQLQVALTFDDGPDPRFTPQVLDILNQYDIPATFFVMGARAEVYPDIVRRMVDEGHIVGNHTYWHPNLVEQADVAVLEREVNQTEDLLENMIGYRTKLFRAPYGFLYDELVEKLAEMNYSVIGWSVDSLDWRELSPQDTAYNVLSNVEPGSIILMHDGGDWDADRTSTIEALHQIIPTLQQQGFEFVTVPDLVGIPYQK; encoded by the coding sequence GTGAAAGCGAATGCTTATCAAATTAGTCTTGTTGTGCTTTTTATGATGGTTAGTTTTATTCCAACAGTTTATGGACTTGAACAAGAAACAACCGATGTAGAAGAACAGTGGTGGTGGAAAGATGACAAAAACAATACGAATCGTCAAATTGAAGAAATACCACGACCAGAAGGAGGGTCAGAATATACAGGTAGACTGAGAAACCCCGTATCAAATATAATACTTCAGCAAAAATACCCTGAAACAGTTGTATTACGTGGGGATACAACGCAATTACAAGTTGCTTTAACATTTGACGATGGACCAGATCCGCGATTTACCCCGCAGGTATTAGATATTCTTAATCAATATGATATTCCAGCAACTTTCTTTGTAATGGGAGCAAGAGCAGAAGTTTACCCTGATATAGTAAGAAGAATGGTGGATGAAGGCCATATTGTCGGGAACCATACATATTGGCATCCGAATTTAGTGGAACAAGCCGATGTAGCTGTTCTTGAACGAGAAGTAAACCAAACTGAAGACTTACTAGAAAACATGATTGGTTATCGGACGAAATTGTTTCGTGCACCATATGGTTTTTTATATGATGAGTTAGTCGAAAAATTAGCTGAAATGAATTATTCAGTTATTGGCTGGTCCGTAGATTCTTTAGATTGGCGAGAATTATCGCCCCAAGATACAGCTTATAACGTATTGAGTAATGTTGAACCTGGTTCGATTATTTTAATGCATGATGGTGGAGATTGGGATGCAGACCGGACGAGTACAATTGAAGCATTACATCAAATCATTCCAACACTACAACAACAAGGGTTTGAGTTTGTTACAGTTCCCGACTTAGTAGGAATTCCATACCAAAAATAA
- a CDS encoding CAP domain-containing protein, giving the protein MKKQWLGLVFCSFLFLLIGCNGDQALDADNDGVIEGDRVRYGQISSEVTDLSSEDFPHTKAVQIQHAKYDFTVSNDESNEITVQLPDRQIQLTKEQIAQRLPGNISARIPEGGKNLTPEDIARLLPERLSTEEITTRLRQNRTQPEETVQQPQEQQRDEQAAEQPQQEQVEQTPTETEQAPEQQQGEGQEISGIERQVIDLTNAERRRNGLSDLQADTSLSHVARQKSKDMQANNYFSHTSPTYGSPFDMMRDFGIEYRGAAENIAQGQRSAEEVVQAWMNSEGHRANIMNGNFTHIGVGYTENGHYWTQMFITK; this is encoded by the coding sequence ATGAAAAAACAATGGTTAGGTTTAGTTTTTTGTAGCTTCCTTTTCTTGCTAATCGGATGCAATGGTGATCAAGCTTTGGATGCAGATAATGATGGAGTTATTGAAGGAGACCGTGTTCGTTATGGACAAATTTCCAGTGAAGTCACAGATTTATCAAGTGAAGATTTCCCTCACACAAAAGCAGTGCAAATTCAACATGCCAAATATGATTTTACTGTATCAAATGATGAATCAAACGAAATTACTGTTCAATTGCCAGATCGTCAAATTCAATTAACAAAAGAACAAATTGCACAAAGACTTCCAGGGAATATTTCCGCACGTATACCTGAAGGAGGGAAAAACCTAACTCCTGAAGATATAGCAAGACTACTGCCAGAAAGGTTGTCTACAGAAGAAATAACAACAAGGTTGCGTCAAAATCGTACGCAACCGGAAGAAACAGTGCAACAACCACAAGAGCAACAAAGAGACGAACAAGCAGCAGAGCAACCACAACAAGAACAGGTTGAACAAACACCAACAGAAACTGAACAAGCACCTGAGCAACAGCAAGGGGAAGGACAAGAAATTTCTGGAATTGAAAGGCAAGTCATCGATTTAACAAATGCAGAAAGAAGACGTAATGGATTATCAGATTTACAAGCGGATACGAGTTTAAGCCATGTGGCTCGTCAAAAATCAAAGGATATGCAAGCGAATAATTACTTCTCTCATACAAGTCCGACATATGGTTCTCCTTTTGATATGATGAGAGATTTTGGGATTGAATATCGAGGAGCAGCGGAAAACATTGCGCAAGGACAAAGATCAGCCGAAGAAGTTGTACAAGCTTGGATGAATAGTGAAGGGCATCGAGCTAATATTATGAATGGAAACTTCACTCACATTGGTGTCGGTTATACAGAAAACGGGCATTACTGGACACAAATGTTTATTACAAAATAA
- a CDS encoding GTPase, giving the protein MDYKEEQQFNEIYEEEMNEINAQLDKEIVFALIGDVNAGKSSTVNQLLGEIVAPVGAQPGETVKVKKYKYKDKIVFVDTPGLDDIETNHSEQTLSFYKEADIVLFFLNAAGTVFSEGEKKLFDIITKVNKKVLIVLNKIDAADDIPLLVKYVQDHTNYQYKVIPISSRTNENMDMLRNAILDILHEEKKDILFAKHLKEKGKTANKWIIAAASSASAVGALPLPGSDIVPITSIQVGLMVRLATLYDKPITKKRAKEMAIASVTGNIGQSLFRQVVKLFPGAGSVVGASVAGSVTLALGYGIKYAYEQDIELDVKSLSLILEKLKQKKVPQA; this is encoded by the coding sequence ATGGATTATAAAGAAGAGCAACAATTTAACGAGATTTATGAGGAAGAAATGAATGAAATTAATGCGCAACTTGATAAAGAAATAGTCTTTGCGCTCATTGGTGATGTGAATGCCGGTAAGTCGTCAACCGTCAACCAGTTACTTGGAGAAATCGTTGCCCCTGTGGGGGCACAACCTGGTGAGACCGTCAAGGTGAAAAAATATAAGTATAAAGATAAAATCGTTTTTGTTGATACACCAGGGTTAGATGATATAGAAACAAACCATTCCGAACAAACACTTTCTTTTTATAAAGAAGCGGACATCGTCTTGTTTTTCTTAAACGCTGCAGGAACAGTGTTTTCTGAAGGTGAAAAAAAATTATTTGATATTATTACAAAAGTGAACAAGAAAGTGCTTATTGTATTAAATAAAATTGATGCGGCTGATGATATTCCTTTACTAGTAAAGTATGTTCAAGACCATACGAATTATCAGTATAAAGTTATTCCGATTTCGTCTAGAACGAATGAAAATATGGACATGCTCAGAAACGCCATTTTAGATATTCTCCATGAGGAAAAAAAAGATATTTTATTCGCTAAACATTTAAAAGAAAAAGGAAAAACCGCGAATAAATGGATTATAGCTGCTGCAAGCTCGGCCTCTGCTGTAGGTGCATTGCCACTACCCGGTTCTGATATTGTACCGATAACTAGCATTCAAGTCGGTCTTATGGTGCGTTTAGCGACATTATATGATAAACCAATAACAAAAAAACGGGCAAAAGAAATGGCCATTGCGTCTGTCACAGGGAACATTGGTCAAAGTCTCTTTCGCCAAGTTGTAAAATTGTTTCCAGGTGCTGGTTCTGTTGTAGGTGCGAGTGTAGCTGGAAGTGTAACACTTGCCCTTGGATATGGAATTAAATACGCTTACGAACAAGATATTGAACTTGATGTGAAAAGCCTATCACTTATATTAGAAAAGCTAAAACAAAAAAAAGTGCCGCAAGCTTAG
- a CDS encoding NlpC/P60 family protein, producing MITKTKKIAISMLMFTLLFSGLHLANVKAAPVERVPNAGVAINGTMVNGINPIRIDGVYFLPFVDIANILGYKHIQFESATKTYQTTDGSTTVRITMGGTRARRGDEFLNIPAPRWINETAYVSLDAASAIFNANITFRAENGSIQVRKPASHYKVQPGDSLWFIAQAHHTTVAALREANNLTTDIIRPGQLLVLPGRAQTREEEPVRDRNPVPNPPATPRAQLQTNIINEAQKYIGAGYKFGATLAEAPRLFDCSSYTQFVFAQHGITIPRNSRQQASIGIPVTNLEAGDLLFFTDSELYSDGRIGHVGIYMGNGNMIHASSSRGVHIVTNVMQNRYWSRNYVFAKRVIN from the coding sequence ATGATTACAAAAACGAAAAAAATTGCGATTTCTATGTTGATGTTTACGTTGCTTTTTTCGGGTTTACATTTGGCAAATGTAAAGGCAGCACCAGTAGAAAGGGTACCAAATGCTGGAGTAGCGATTAATGGGACAATGGTGAACGGAATCAACCCGATTCGAATTGATGGCGTTTATTTTCTACCCTTTGTTGATATTGCCAATATCCTAGGTTACAAACATATTCAATTTGAGTCAGCGACAAAAACATACCAGACAACAGATGGGTCAACAACCGTTCGAATTACAATGGGAGGCACAAGAGCAAGGAGAGGGGATGAGTTTTTAAATATTCCAGCTCCACGTTGGATAAATGAAACGGCATATGTTTCTTTAGATGCAGCGAGTGCCATTTTCAACGCAAATATCACTTTTAGAGCGGAAAATGGTTCGATTCAAGTTCGAAAGCCAGCAAGTCATTATAAAGTTCAGCCTGGTGATTCTCTCTGGTTCATTGCTCAAGCTCACCATACAACGGTAGCAGCGTTACGAGAAGCAAATAATTTAACGACAGATATTATCAGACCAGGTCAATTACTAGTGTTACCAGGACGTGCTCAAACACGGGAAGAGGAACCTGTAAGAGATCGGAATCCGGTGCCTAATCCTCCTGCTACACCACGAGCTCAATTACAAACTAATATTATCAATGAAGCACAGAAATATATAGGTGCCGGATATAAGTTTGGAGCAACATTAGCGGAAGCACCAAGACTTTTTGACTGTTCTTCTTATACTCAATTTGTGTTTGCGCAACATGGAATTACAATACCAAGAAATTCCCGTCAGCAAGCAAGTATAGGAATTCCTGTGACGAACCTAGAAGCGGGAGATTTATTATTTTTCACAGATTCAGAACTCTATTCTGATGGACGTATTGGTCATGTTGGGATATATATGGGCAATGGGAATATGATTCATGCTTCTTCATCTAGAGGTGTTCATATTGTCACGAACGTCATGCAGAATCGTTATTGGAGCCGCAATTATGTGTTTGCTAAACGAGTGATAAATTAA
- the tlp gene encoding small acid-soluble spore protein Tlp, giving the protein MNQNQQPKPDDRSDNVEKLQEMVQNTIENIEESEETLKYTDSDQERQNIEAKNARREDSIQAMRAEIKDEAHDR; this is encoded by the coding sequence ATGAATCAAAATCAACAACCGAAACCAGATGACAGAAGTGATAATGTGGAAAAACTTCAAGAAATGGTTCAAAACACGATAGAAAATATTGAGGAATCAGAGGAAACGTTAAAATACACTGATTCTGACCAAGAGCGTCAAAACATCGAGGCGAAAAACGCTCGTCGCGAAGATTCGATTCAAGCGATGAGAGCTGAAATAAAAGATGAGGCTCATGACAGATAA
- a CDS encoding ABC transporter permease: protein MSILENIFMALQSIKAHKMRSVLTMLGVIIGVAAVIIVVAIGQGGEAMLTAELAGEDNTIEVFYVPTDDDMMDPNFSYSSVFTLEDIKNLQDIPEVKNVVTSSYELSPVRYRTESFDARVTGVNEGYLQVYSFELAEGVSFTQADFFGARRTAIISKTVEEELFPDEESAVGEIIRIGQQPVEVIGVLEPPSGMFAFGSNEVFLPWSTWRAIFMKSDVSQLTLQANHHENLQVVGEKAAEMLNRTNNKEDAYQVMNYEELADMIGSITGIMTMIIGGIAGISLLVGGIGVMNIMLVSVTERTREIGIRKALGATRGQILFQFLVESVILTLIGGMIGILLGIGVSSLVSFFAGWPSLVSVPVIIGGLLFSMFIGIIFGLLPASKASKLDPIDSLRYE, encoded by the coding sequence ATGAGTATACTCGAAAATATTTTTATGGCATTACAGTCCATTAAAGCTCATAAAATGCGGTCAGTATTAACGATGCTAGGGGTTATTATTGGTGTTGCTGCTGTCATTATCGTCGTGGCTATCGGACAAGGTGGAGAAGCGATGTTAACGGCGGAGCTCGCTGGAGAAGATAATACGATCGAAGTCTTTTATGTTCCGACTGATGACGATATGATGGATCCTAATTTTTCTTATAGTTCTGTATTTACATTAGAAGATATTAAAAACTTGCAAGATATTCCTGAAGTGAAAAATGTGGTTACATCAAGTTATGAATTAAGCCCTGTACGATACAGGACCGAATCATTTGATGCTCGGGTCACTGGTGTAAATGAAGGCTATTTACAAGTGTATTCTTTTGAATTGGCAGAAGGTGTTTCTTTTACACAAGCTGATTTTTTTGGAGCTAGAAGAACAGCAATCATTTCAAAAACTGTAGAAGAAGAATTATTTCCGGATGAAGAAAGTGCGGTAGGTGAGATTATTCGAATTGGTCAGCAACCAGTTGAGGTGATAGGTGTACTTGAACCTCCTTCTGGGATGTTTGCTTTTGGTTCAAATGAAGTATTTTTACCATGGTCGACATGGAGAGCAATATTTATGAAGAGTGATGTGAGTCAGCTTACTTTACAAGCAAATCATCATGAAAATTTACAAGTCGTCGGTGAAAAAGCAGCAGAAATGTTAAACCGAACAAATAATAAAGAAGATGCTTATCAAGTGATGAATTATGAAGAATTAGCTGATATGATCGGTTCCATAACGGGAATTATGACAATGATTATTGGTGGTATCGCTGGTATCTCTCTGTTAGTTGGTGGAATTGGTGTGATGAACATTATGCTTGTATCTGTCACAGAAAGAACGAGAGAAATCGGGATAAGAAAAGCATTAGGTGCAACAAGAGGACAAATTCTTTTTCAATTTCTCGTCGAATCGGTCATTTTGACTTTAATAGGTGGGATGATCGGAATATTGCTTGGGATTGGAGTTTCCTCATTAGTTTCGTTTTTTGCTGGCTGGCCATCATTAGTTTCTGTACCGGTTATCATCGGTGGACTATTATTTTCCATGTTCATTGGCATTATCTTTGGTCTATTACCGGCAAGTAAAGCGTCCAAGCTTGATCCGATTGATTCACTTCGTTATGAATAA
- a CDS encoding ABC transporter ATP-binding protein, with the protein MIKLQSITKMYKLGVQDVPVLKDISLQVNHGDFLAIMGPSGSGKSTLMNIIGCLDRATSGTYELDGENITSYNEFQLSKIRNQSIGFVFQQFQLLPRLTALKNVELPMVYAGVKKAERQERVLEALEKVGLQDRVHHLPNALSGGQKQRVAIARALVNKPSMILADEPTGALDTKTSAQIMDLLTQLNEEGTTILIVTHEQEVADYTKSTIVVRDGVIVEQKNGQGLSI; encoded by the coding sequence ATGATTAAACTTCAATCGATTACGAAAATGTATAAATTAGGAGTACAGGATGTTCCAGTATTGAAGGATATTTCATTACAAGTCAATCATGGTGATTTCTTAGCCATTATGGGACCATCGGGGTCGGGGAAATCAACGTTAATGAATATAATTGGGTGTTTGGATCGAGCAACATCAGGCACTTATGAATTAGATGGAGAAAATATAACATCATATAATGAATTTCAATTATCTAAAATTCGAAATCAATCGATTGGGTTTGTGTTTCAACAATTTCAATTATTGCCACGATTAACCGCACTCAAAAATGTTGAACTACCAATGGTTTATGCTGGTGTAAAAAAAGCAGAACGTCAAGAAAGAGTGTTAGAAGCTTTAGAAAAAGTTGGATTGCAAGACCGAGTCCATCATCTTCCAAATGCTTTATCTGGTGGACAAAAACAACGAGTAGCCATAGCAAGAGCGTTAGTGAATAAGCCGAGTATGATTTTAGCTGATGAACCAACAGGGGCTTTAGATACGAAAACGAGCGCGCAAATTATGGATTTATTGACGCAACTAAATGAGGAAGGTACAACGATATTAATCGTTACGCATGAACAGGAAGTTGCTGACTATACAAAATCAACGATTGTCGTTCGTGATGGTGTTATTGTTGAACAAAAAAATGGGCAAGGGTTATCGATATGA